The following are encoded in a window of Rubellicoccus peritrichatus genomic DNA:
- a CDS encoding YdbL family protein, whose translation MKNIQLFIFFILGLGLASSVSAQNLSAIKSNMQKRLPQIEQLWKQGLVGENNEGYLSSRGSLNDAQKKLMNAENSDRKQVYTSIAKNADTTPAKVGKQRAAQIANRAAKGLWLQKPDGKWYKK comes from the coding sequence ATGAAAAACATTCAACTCTTCATTTTCTTTATTCTTGGCCTTGGTTTGGCCAGTTCCGTCTCAGCTCAGAATTTGAGTGCGATCAAGTCCAACATGCAGAAGCGCTTGCCGCAGATCGAGCAATTATGGAAGCAAGGGCTGGTAGGGGAAAATAATGAAGGCTATCTTTCGAGTCGTGGCAGTCTCAATGACGCACAGAAAAAGCTGATGAATGCGGAAAACAGCGATCGTAAGCAGGTTTATACTTCAATCGCAAAAAACGCAGATACGACTCCGGCCAAAGTTGGCAAACAGCGAGCCGCACAGATTGCTAACCGCGCCGCCAAAGGACTTTGGCTACAAAAACCGGATGGTAAGTGGTACAAGAAGTAG
- a CDS encoding glycoside hydrolase family 16 protein — MLFLDFPKVAPWGLPLALALLFAQSTAQAEALTIEPALGLDIPTEIGKYYQLQQSDDLESESWTDVGQPIEGTGAEVEKLFSFKEDDSVFYRVVELKNQWVQVWADEFDGDSIDLTKWGKEENNYGGGNNEAQHYSVLEKYAYVENGKLHIAVYRDPYTTVDGKTQPYSSARLRTLQRGDWKYGRFEVRAKVPGGEGIWPAIWMLPSEPAYGIWAASGEIDILESKGTLIDRTYGTIHYGGSWPDNTYTGTEYFLPEGNFADGFHTYAIEWYEDRIEWYVNGVKYQTLTKDQWFSAAAPDSDTAPFDQKFHLIINVAVNGGFFNGTNQDANNLPDTAFPQVLEVDYIRVSKWAE; from the coding sequence ATGCTTTTCCTAGATTTCCCAAAGGTTGCGCCTTGGGGCCTGCCCCTTGCGCTCGCATTGTTATTTGCTCAATCTACGGCCCAGGCTGAAGCCTTGACCATAGAACCAGCGCTTGGCTTGGATATCCCCACGGAGATCGGGAAATACTATCAGCTCCAGCAATCGGACGATCTTGAGTCAGAAAGCTGGACGGACGTTGGCCAACCGATCGAAGGAACCGGAGCCGAGGTTGAAAAACTCTTTAGTTTCAAGGAGGACGACTCGGTCTTCTATCGAGTCGTGGAACTAAAGAACCAATGGGTTCAAGTTTGGGCGGATGAGTTTGATGGAGACAGTATAGACCTGACCAAATGGGGCAAGGAAGAGAACAACTACGGGGGTGGTAACAATGAAGCGCAGCACTATAGCGTTCTTGAGAAATACGCATATGTGGAAAACGGAAAGCTCCACATCGCAGTCTATCGGGATCCGTATACCACTGTAGATGGCAAGACCCAGCCCTACTCTTCTGCCCGACTGCGCACTTTACAGAGAGGCGACTGGAAATACGGCCGGTTTGAGGTCCGCGCCAAAGTTCCTGGAGGCGAAGGCATCTGGCCGGCTATCTGGATGCTGCCATCAGAACCGGCTTATGGAATCTGGGCCGCCAGCGGAGAAATCGACATTCTGGAATCCAAAGGTACACTCATCGACAGAACCTACGGTACCATTCACTACGGTGGATCATGGCCTGATAACACTTACACTGGCACAGAATATTTCCTACCCGAAGGTAACTTCGCCGACGGTTTTCACACCTACGCGATTGAATGGTATGAAGATCGCATTGAGTGGTATGTCAACGGAGTGAAATATCAAACCTTGACCAAGGACCAATGGTTCAGTGCAGCAGCACCGGATTCAGATACAGCACCTTTCGACCAAAAGTTTCACCTCATCATCAACGTCGCGGTCAATGGTGGTTTTTTCAACGGCACCAACCAGGACGCCAACAACCTACCAGACACTGCCTTCCCCCAAGTCCTTGAAGTCGACTACATTCGTGTGTCGAAGTGGGCGGAGTGA